A section of the Methanococcus vannielii SB genome encodes:
- a CDS encoding DUF5612 domain-containing protein: protein MQLGLTLIAENRVGILYRLTGIISELNANIVYTQQFLMGENEGLIYMELENVSDEGILLDKIKKLEFVESVQTHKTLRKIFGKRVIIFGGGAQVAQVAMGAISEADRHNIRGERISVDTMPVVGEENLKDAILALKSLPRAGVLVLAGSLMGGEVTKAVYRLKKDTGLPVICLNMFGSVPKVADLVVTDPIQAGVLAVMAIADTAKFDINKVLGRTI, encoded by the coding sequence ATGCAGCTTGGGCTTACATTAATTGCAGAAAACCGGGTTGGGATATTATACAGGCTTACCGGAATAATTTCAGAATTAAATGCAAATATAGTATACACTCAACAGTTTTTAATGGGGGAAAATGAAGGCCTGATTTACATGGAACTTGAGAATGTATCTGATGAAGGGATTCTTTTAGACAAAATAAAAAAACTTGAATTTGTAGAAAGCGTTCAAACTCATAAAACACTTCGAAAAATATTTGGAAAACGGGTGATTATCTTTGGCGGTGGAGCACAAGTTGCACAAGTTGCAATGGGTGCAATAAGTGAAGCAGATAGGCACAATATTCGTGGTGAAAGGATAAGCGTTGACACAATGCCCGTAGTGGGTGAAGAAAACCTTAAAGATGCAATTTTAGCACTTAAATCTCTTCCAAGGGCAGGAGTTTTAGTTTTAGCAGGTTCTTTAATGGGGGGGGAGGTAACAAAAGCAGTTTACCGTTTAAAAAAAGATACGGGCCTTCCAGTAATATGTTTAAATATGTTTGGAAGTGTTCCAAAAGTTGCAGATTTAGTTGTAACTGACCCTATTCAAGCAGGAGTTTTAGCGGTAATGGCTATTGCAGATACTGCAAAATTTGACATCAATAAAGTTCTTGGCCGAACAATTTAG
- a CDS encoding methionine synthase: MLKTVVGSYPVVKGKPESISDKVKNFFGKYDEYEFSIKKALDDQLNVGIDVLSDGQIRGDMVEIFVNNMYGFEGRRVVSRVEFVKPITLNDIKYSLRYISSKNSKKGIKGIITGPSTLASSLRIENYYSDNKDEDLIYDLARALNKEALSIQNHVKMIQIDEPILSTGMYDLEIGKKAVDILTDGINVPTAMHVCGNVVKIFDELNQFNVDILDHEFASCKQNLEILAKIEKKVGFGCINTKLKSVDTVDEVKELILEGIEIYANNNNKFGTLNDSIIIDPDCGMRLLPLDVARAKLGNMVLAASEIEKEIH; the protein is encoded by the coding sequence ATGCTAAAAACCGTTGTAGGAAGTTACCCAGTAGTTAAAGGAAAACCTGAGTCTATATCTGACAAAGTTAAGAATTTTTTTGGAAAATATGATGAATACGAATTTTCAATAAAAAAAGCACTAGATGATCAGTTAAATGTGGGAATAGATGTATTAAGTGACGGTCAGATTCGGGGCGACATGGTAGAAATTTTCGTGAATAATATGTACGGTTTTGAAGGAAGAAGGGTAGTTTCAAGGGTTGAATTTGTAAAACCAATCACGTTAAATGATATAAAATATTCTTTAAGATATATTTCTTCAAAAAATAGTAAAAAAGGAATAAAAGGAATAATAACTGGCCCTTCAACACTTGCATCGTCGTTAAGAATTGAAAATTACTATTCCGACAACAAAGATGAAGATTTAATTTATGATTTAGCAAGAGCACTAAATAAAGAAGCACTTTCTATTCAAAATCATGTAAAAATGATACAGATTGATGAACCAATTTTATCAACTGGAATGTATGACTTAGAGATTGGAAAAAAAGCAGTCGATATATTAACTGATGGGATAAACGTTCCAACGGCAATGCATGTCTGCGGAAATGTCGTCAAGATATTTGATGAATTAAACCAATTTAATGTGGATATTCTTGACCATGAATTTGCATCGTGTAAACAGAATCTTGAAATATTGGCTAAAATTGAAAAAAAAGTAGGGTTTGGATGCATAAATACGAAACTTAAGTCGGTTGATACTGTTGATGAAGTAAAAGAATTAATACTCGAAGGAATAGAAATATATGCTAACAATAATAACAAATTCGGAACTTTAAATGATTCTATTATTATAGATCCGGATTGTGGTATGAGATTGCTCCCATTAGATGTTGCACGTGCTAAGCTGGGCAATATGGTTTTAGCAGCCTCTGAAATTGAGAAAGAAATTCATTAG
- a CDS encoding DUF7343 domain-containing protein, producing the protein MAKLDSKIYKIFLILILAVSFLNTANAYRFEEYSVYYSIDKNNVFSETINIKIYNNDSKEIKDIRYNIPQQTSNLIINSSNGVDSYSITSDESTGITEIFVRFEKPITPGNTGTLSLSFSGRINDINDKRQVYIIVPALDSKFKLTVELPEGATIVSPVKDVLSISPRDYTISTDGKSIFILWEKQMFSSERYFEATINYMLTAVPPEPEKVDNENLYRAIILVLAVLLTSLIFFVYRNYNKLKMIHELQNEINGLNRGLEISGLNLQNKDREIRRLEELNNHLTKELEHFKNTFEDQDSKINSLKEQLSLFERQKETYENLKSEYSKLQNEVSELTNYKKLSNELKKKIDELMEILGEKEEYISELVDRIGNYESQKNETLMNILIDEERELIELIKEHGSISQKEIVDITGLTKPKVSRMISDLEQRGIVKKVKIGRINKIALSKELGNDN; encoded by the coding sequence ATGGCTAAACTGGATTCAAAAATATATAAAATATTTTTAATTTTAATTTTGGCTGTTTCTTTTTTAAATACAGCTAACGCATACCGATTTGAAGAGTATTCAGTTTACTATTCAATAGATAAAAACAACGTTTTTTCTGAAACAATAAACATAAAAATTTACAATAACGATTCTAAAGAAATAAAGGATATACGATATAATATTCCTCAACAAACGTCAAATTTGATAATTAATTCTTCAAATGGCGTTGATTCATACTCTATTACCTCAGACGAATCAACGGGCATTACTGAAATATTTGTACGGTTTGAAAAACCGATAACTCCTGGAAACACCGGAACGCTTTCATTAAGTTTTAGCGGGAGAATTAATGATATAAATGATAAAAGGCAGGTTTACATAATAGTTCCGGCACTTGATTCCAAGTTTAAGCTGACTGTCGAACTTCCAGAAGGGGCGACAATTGTTTCTCCAGTAAAGGATGTTTTAAGCATAAGTCCACGGGATTATACAATTTCTACTGATGGTAAAAGTATATTTATATTATGGGAAAAACAAATGTTTAGTTCTGAAAGGTATTTTGAAGCAACAATAAATTATATGCTTACTGCAGTACCTCCTGAGCCCGAAAAAGTAGATAATGAAAATTTGTATCGTGCAATAATTTTAGTTTTAGCAGTACTCTTAACTTCACTGATATTTTTCGTATATAGGAATTATAACAAGTTAAAAATGATACATGAGCTACAAAATGAAATAAATGGTTTAAATAGGGGACTTGAAATCTCTGGACTTAATCTTCAAAATAAAGATAGAGAAATTAGGAGACTCGAAGAATTAAATAATCACCTTACAAAAGAACTTGAACACTTCAAAAATACATTTGAAGATCAAGATTCTAAAATAAACTCATTAAAAGAGCAATTATCATTATTTGAGAGACAAAAAGAAACTTATGAAAATCTAAAGTCCGAATATTCCAAACTACAAAACGAAGTTAGTGAATTAACTAACTATAAAAAACTTTCAAATGAATTAAAGAAAAAAATTGATGAATTAATGGAAATTTTAGGTGAAAAAGAAGAATATATTTCAGAACTGGTTGATAGAATTGGAAACTATGAATCTCAAAAAAATGAAACATTGATGAACATATTAATTGACGAAGAAAGAGAATTAATTGAATTAATCAAAGAACATGGTTCAATATCTCAAAAAGAAATAGTGGATATAACAGGCCTTACAAAGCCAAAGGTTTCAAGAATGATTTCTGACCTTGAACAAAGAGGGATTGTTAAAAAGGTTAAAATTGGAAGAATTAATAAAATAGCTCTTTCAAAGGAACTTGGAAACGATAATTAG
- a CDS encoding 2,3-bisphosphoglycerate-dependent phosphoglycerate mutase, with protein MANLVFLRHGESIWNKMNIFTGWVDVPLSKGGVKEAKIAGKLLKSYKFDVAYSSELIRALNTLILVMQENKASNFIKINHDSVKMKEWGKVYGAESINYTPVYKSWELNERYYGKLQGLNKERAKEIYGKDDVFLWRRSYETAPPNGESLKDTYERTVPYLKRYILPTLTYGKDVIVTAHGNSLRSIIAYLEKLNSEEVLKLEIPTGVPLVYNLDEKGLKRLGYLNKKGFDNELI; from the coding sequence ATGGCAAATCTCGTTTTTTTAAGGCATGGGGAAAGCATATGGAATAAAATGAATATTTTTACCGGCTGGGTTGATGTGCCACTAAGTAAAGGTGGGGTAAAAGAAGCTAAAATTGCTGGAAAATTACTTAAAAGTTACAAATTTGACGTTGCTTATTCTTCAGAACTTATACGTGCATTAAACACGTTAATATTAGTAATGCAGGAAAATAAAGCTTCAAATTTTATTAAAATTAACCATGACAGTGTAAAAATGAAAGAATGGGGAAAAGTATATGGGGCTGAAAGTATAAATTATACTCCAGTATATAAATCGTGGGAATTAAATGAGAGATACTATGGAAAGCTTCAAGGTTTGAATAAAGAACGGGCAAAGGAAATTTATGGAAAAGATGACGTATTTTTGTGGAGAAGAAGCTATGAAACTGCCCCTCCTAACGGCGAATCTTTAAAAGACACTTATGAGCGAACAGTACCTTATTTAAAAAGATATATATTACCAACCTTGACATATGGAAAAGATGTCATAGTTACAGCGCATGGAAATAGTTTGCGTTCAATTATTGCATATCTTGAAAAACTTAATAGTGAAGAGGTATTAAAGCTTGAAATTCCAACTGGGGTTCCTTTAGTCTATAATCTAGATGAAAAAGGTCTAAAAAGATTAGGATACTTAAATAAAAAAGGATTTGATAACGAATTAATTTAA
- a CDS encoding MJ1255/VC2487 family glycosyltransferase codes for MRILISVCGEGFGHTTRCIAIGKELLKKHDVRYAAYGKSKDFIEMSGGVVFETYPEIKLSGKDGKFDVTKSIFNSDYHPARAIKKELDIIRTYEPDLIISDCKYSSVIASKIAKKPYYIITNQNYTKTDKKEKYIVYPVMSVLNVIHNSAEKVIIPDLPCPYTICEYNLKMLENLAFIGPLIRYDVNPEEINDEGYILSVIGGFEYRFKILELLNKLSNKKGIKIKMVCGSYDVAKKLEAVKSENVEIIPMTTEMDKLIKDCSFLVCHGGHSTLMEAVCFGKPIITIPDMGHPEQENNAKKINDLECGIALSYKNLESELENAIEKVSSNPKYLKNAKKLQKSYLNHKGTDKILNIVENGL; via the coding sequence ATGCGAATACTTATTTCCGTATGTGGCGAAGGATTTGGGCACACTACTAGATGTATTGCTATTGGAAAAGAGCTTTTAAAAAAGCACGATGTAAGATATGCAGCATATGGGAAGAGCAAGGACTTCATTGAAATGTCTGGAGGAGTTGTTTTTGAAACGTACCCTGAAATAAAGCTTTCTGGAAAAGACGGTAAGTTTGATGTGACAAAGAGTATATTTAATAGTGATTATCATCCTGCAAGGGCAATAAAAAAGGAATTAGATATTATACGGACTTATGAACCGGATTTAATAATTTCAGACTGCAAATATAGTTCTGTCATTGCATCAAAAATTGCAAAAAAGCCCTATTATATTATTACAAATCAAAATTACACGAAAACGGATAAAAAAGAGAAATACATTGTTTATCCGGTAATGAGCGTTTTAAACGTGATACATAACTCCGCTGAAAAAGTCATAATTCCTGATTTACCATGTCCTTATACGATCTGTGAATACAATTTAAAAATGCTGGAAAACCTTGCATTTATTGGCCCACTCATACGATATGACGTAAACCCTGAAGAAATTAATGATGAAGGCTATATTTTAAGTGTTATAGGTGGCTTTGAATATAGATTTAAAATTTTAGAGCTTTTAAATAAACTTTCTAATAAAAAAGGGATTAAAATAAAGATGGTATGCGGAAGCTATGATGTAGCGAAAAAACTTGAAGCTGTAAAATCCGAAAATGTTGAGATAATCCCAATGACAACTGAAATGGATAAACTTATAAAAGACTGCTCATTTTTAGTATGTCATGGAGGACATTCTACTTTAATGGAAGCAGTATGTTTTGGAAAGCCGATAATTACGATTCCAGATATGGGTCATCCAGAACAGGAAAATAATGCGAAAAAAATAAACGACTTAGAATGTGGAATAGCACTATCTTATAAAAATCTTGAAAGTGAACTTGAAAATGCAATAGAAAAGGTTAGTTCAAATCCCAAGTATCTTAAAAATGCAAAAAAACTTCAAAAGTCTTATTTAAATCATAAAGGAACGGATAAGATACTAAATATTGTAGAAAATGGACTTTAA
- the cofD gene encoding 2-phospho-L-lactate transferase, protein MKITILSGGTGTPKLIQGFKKIIPNKDISVIVNTGEDTYIGDLYLSPDIDTVIYTFSDIINDETWYGLKEDTFFCHEQLKNYGFNEVLKIGDRDRALKMHKTALLKKGIPLSEIVELEKSSLNITSKIYPMSNDLVQSKILIEENGEKLLLKFHDFWIFRKGNANVLDVFYENSNYAKPADGVLRAIEESDFVVIGPSNPITSIGPILSIKEIKEALKEKIVFAVSPIIGENPVSGPTGTLMSAKGYSVDVTGIYGYYKDIVNVMVIDSKDINKKKEIECDVLCIDTIMKTIEDKVNLSKNIVEYYKSKCTY, encoded by the coding sequence ATGAAAATAACTATTCTTTCAGGTGGAACGGGTACTCCAAAACTTATTCAGGGATTTAAAAAAATAATTCCAAACAAAGATATTTCTGTAATTGTAAATACTGGTGAAGATACGTATATAGGAGACCTTTACCTTTCTCCAGATATTGATACGGTTATTTATACGTTTTCTGATATAATAAACGATGAAACGTGGTATGGTTTAAAAGAAGATACTTTTTTCTGCCATGAACAGCTAAAAAATTACGGTTTTAACGAAGTTTTAAAAATCGGTGATAGGGATAGGGCCCTAAAAATGCATAAAACAGCTCTTTTAAAAAAGGGGATTCCTTTATCAGAGATTGTTGAATTAGAAAAAAGTTCATTAAATATAACGTCAAAAATATACCCTATGTCAAACGATTTAGTTCAATCAAAGATTTTAATTGAGGAAAATGGAGAAAAATTACTTTTAAAATTTCATGATTTTTGGATATTTAGAAAAGGGAATGCAAACGTTTTAGACGTTTTTTATGAAAATTCAAACTATGCAAAACCAGCAGACGGGGTTTTAAGGGCAATTGAAGAAAGTGACTTTGTAGTTATCGGCCCATCGAATCCTATTACCTCTATTGGGCCAATTTTAAGTATTAAGGAAATAAAAGAAGCGTTAAAAGAAAAAATTGTTTTTGCAGTGTCCCCAATTATTGGTGAAAATCCTGTAAGTGGGCCTACTGGAACTTTAATGTCTGCCAAAGGGTATAGTGTTGATGTAACGGGAATTTATGGGTATTACAAAGATATTGTCAATGTCATGGTAATAGATAGTAAAGATATTAATAAAAAGAAAGAAATAGAATGTGATGTTTTATGTATCGATACAATAATGAAAACTATCGAGGATAAGGTAAATCTTTCAAAAAATATAGTTGAATATTATAAATCTAAATGTACATATTAA
- a CDS encoding GTP cyclohydrolase III — protein sequence MIQITVVQIDNYGPWTVTPNPRRESDLQALQSRLYCDMNLQFGAHKGLAFYTRFDNIIAITNGIDLETHRRIQNSIKNRYPFTVSMAIASAETPYDAQKLATEKLQEYGSAQDEVRKEVLDIANEFVSNGYVQLAHVDINDITGTLTDLETAYDTYLSVQMTKLKLMEELKKYNSMGFFIGGDNFMCPCNGMNEKDFQCMFEDIMESSGIELKAGIGIGKTAEDASNLADIGLEIIREGKTDLQVYKLKQATGETKSSPYNYMCPI from the coding sequence ATGATTCAAATAACCGTTGTACAAATTGATAATTACGGCCCATGGACAGTTACCCCCAATCCAAGAAGGGAAAGCGATTTGCAAGCACTCCAATCGAGACTATACTGCGACATGAATTTGCAGTTTGGCGCACATAAAGGTCTTGCATTTTACACGAGATTCGACAATATTATTGCGATAACGAATGGAATAGACCTTGAAACCCATAGAAGAATACAAAATAGTATAAAAAATAGGTACCCCTTTACGGTAAGTATGGCGATAGCTTCAGCAGAAACCCCGTATGATGCACAAAAACTGGCTACCGAAAAATTACAGGAGTATGGCAGTGCTCAAGATGAAGTAAGAAAAGAAGTCTTAGATATTGCTAACGAATTTGTTTCAAATGGGTACGTTCAGTTAGCACATGTTGATATAAATGATATAACTGGCACATTAACTGATCTTGAAACTGCATATGATACTTACCTTTCAGTTCAGATGACTAAACTTAAATTAATGGAAGAATTGAAGAAATACAATTCAATGGGCTTTTTTATTGGGGGGGACAACTTTATGTGTCCTTGTAATGGCATGAATGAAAAAGATTTCCAGTGCATGTTTGAAGATATAATGGAATCATCAGGAATAGAGCTTAAAGCAGGAATTGGAATTGGAAAAACCGCAGAAGATGCTTCAAATCTTGCAGATATCGGACTTGAAATAATTCGGGAAGGAAAAACTGATCTTCAAGTATATAAGTTGAAACAGGCAACTGGGGAAACTAAAAGTTCACCTTATAATTACATGTGTCCTATCTAA
- a CDS encoding MJ0144 family RNA dihydrouridine synthase-like protein → MKNLNKIYKLDKKIVLAPMAGITDGDFCKNYTDLFGITCIGAFNLDSKTDIASKSILKRGRKEFIYDLEDLSEKIVLEIKKAKESKSLVSVNVRFDDFLAAKKTLVQISKYADIIEINCHCRQEEITNLNLGQNLLKLENNLKLKEILTQIDNLNLKTPIFLKIRANFVNFEELTDSLNNVKDYFEGIHIDCFNPKKNYPDLDYLKKVWENFNEKIIIGNNSVNSIESAKKMIEYCDFVSVARSVISKNIEWIYEFNKLMSETKK, encoded by the coding sequence ATGAAAAATTTAAACAAAATTTATAAGCTAGATAAAAAAATAGTTCTTGCACCAATGGCGGGAATTACTGATGGTGATTTTTGTAAAAATTATACTGATTTATTTGGAATTACTTGCATTGGAGCATTTAACCTTGATTCAAAAACCGATATTGCGAGTAAATCTATTTTAAAACGTGGAAGAAAGGAATTTATTTACGATTTAGAAGATTTAAGTGAAAAAATAGTTCTTGAAATTAAAAAAGCAAAGGAATCAAAATCACTAGTTTCAGTAAATGTGCGTTTTGATGACTTTTTAGCCGCCAAAAAAACACTCGTTCAAATTTCAAAATATGCTGATATCATTGAAATAAACTGCCACTGCAGACAGGAAGAGATTACAAACTTAAATTTAGGCCAAAATCTTTTAAAATTAGAGAATAATCTAAAATTAAAAGAAATTTTAACACAAATTGACAATTTAAATTTAAAAACCCCTATTTTTTTAAAAATAAGGGCAAATTTTGTAAATTTTGAAGAATTAACGGATTCATTAAATAATGTTAAAGACTACTTTGAGGGAATTCATATAGATTGTTTTAATCCAAAAAAAAATTATCCTGATTTAGACTACTTAAAAAAAGTTTGGGAAAACTTTAATGAAAAAATAATAATTGGAAATAATTCTGTAAATTCTATTGAAAGTGCTAAAAAAATGATTGAATATTGTGATTTTGTATCGGTTGCAAGAAGCGTAATTTCAAAAAATATTGAATGGATTTATGAATTTAATAAGTTAATGTCTGAAACTAAAAAATAG
- a CDS encoding CBS domain-containing protein codes for MNKLKEIIVKDIMTGDVFSVSPDAGVVEAFEALLKNKVSCLPVVNEKNETIGIVTTTDIGYNLIIDEYTLETTIKDVMTKNVVTVNSEESLVDALKKMDLFGNGKEIINQLPVVNNENKLVGIISDGDIIRAISKLC; via the coding sequence ATGAACAAACTCAAAGAAATAATTGTTAAAGATATAATGACAGGTGATGTGTTTTCCGTTTCACCAGACGCAGGTGTTGTTGAAGCTTTTGAAGCCCTCTTAAAAAATAAGGTTAGCTGCTTGCCTGTTGTAAACGAAAAAAACGAAACAATAGGTATTGTAACAACTACTGATATAGGCTACAACTTAATAATTGATGAATACACCTTAGAGACAACCATAAAAGACGTTATGACAAAAAACGTTGTTACAGTAAATTCTGAAGAATCGCTTGTTGATGCTTTAAAAAAAATGGATCTTTTTGGAAATGGTAAGGAAATAATAAACCAATTACCAGTTGTAAATAACGAAAATAAGCTTGTTGGAATAATTTCTGATGGAGATATAATTCGGGCAATTTCAAAACTTTGCTAG
- a CDS encoding DUF1611 domain-containing protein translates to MERAKLSHKNKVAKGIELFSTIVLDEENYDTFIWTKEILSEKEVLTWKKTIENEIIIGKNIYNMARLSRISDDFELMNLALKHGVNCFDSSNPNKFEEVKEYAKIGLNTVNAKILTIMGTSRQSGKFTTCMVLKRELEKKFNIGIIGTEPQSLLCGIDEMIIPQTIETCHSASTIFGAVKKLDLEKKDLIIVSSQTGIFSDNLEVGTGRGGGLISITVLFGSKPDFTILASDTDNLEVIKKNISAIELLSGKPVIGITLNLKNRESENLKNSIKKLENEFNLPVSDVLKGINLEKLIDSIVTNMES, encoded by the coding sequence ATGGAACGGGCAAAGCTTTCTCATAAAAATAAGGTTGCAAAAGGAATAGAGCTCTTTAGTACAATTGTACTGGATGAAGAAAATTACGACACATTTATCTGGACAAAAGAAATATTATCCGAAAAAGAAGTTCTAACTTGGAAAAAAACGATAGAAAACGAAATAATAATTGGAAAAAATATTTACAATATGGCAAGGCTTTCGAGGATTTCGGACGATTTTGAACTTATGAATTTAGCTTTAAAACATGGTGTAAATTGTTTTGATTCTTCAAACCCGAATAAATTTGAAGAAGTAAAAGAATATGCCAAAATTGGCCTTAACACCGTTAATGCAAAAATTCTAACGATAATGGGAACAAGTAGGCAATCTGGAAAATTTACTACTTGTATGGTATTAAAACGGGAACTTGAAAAAAAATTTAATATTGGGATTATTGGAACTGAACCCCAATCATTACTTTGTGGAATTGATGAAATGATAATTCCTCAAACAATAGAAACGTGTCATTCTGCATCTACCATATTTGGAGCTGTAAAAAAACTAGACTTGGAAAAAAAAGACTTAATTATCGTTTCTAGCCAGACCGGAATTTTTTCCGATAATTTAGAAGTTGGAACTGGGCGGGGCGGCGGATTAATAAGTATTACTGTTTTATTTGGTTCAAAACCGGATTTTACAATATTGGCATCAGATACTGATAATTTAGAAGTTATAAAAAAGAACATATCTGCAATAGAGCTTTTAAGCGGAAAACCAGTAATTGGAATTACCCTAAACCTAAAAAATAGGGAAAGTGAAAATTTAAAGAACTCAATTAAAAAATTGGAAAATGAGTTTAACCTTCCAGTATCTGACGTTTTAAAAGGAATAAATTTGGAAAAATTAATCGATTCAATAGTTACTAACATGGAAAGTTAA
- a CDS encoding GMC oxidoreductase, which yields MDDVIIIGSGICGSTIFNELKKSFPEKKIRLIEKGNSPEYISEGKNVEIIHASSFGGAGMFSVGNAVRIDLPEFKISKKDKIYDEIERELNVSVIFEDSLNENLKKLLEMNFSMTPKFIDESTCSRCGLCAHVPCSSKWTPFNILKTFENQVKMRHLKGDILKDIEVLRISKVGDVFSIIGLNKKTGEIKVFESKKVVISAGGVNSPRILKTISKNEHVGKNLFVDTFVTVGGILKDCNLNSDVQMIVHKKYQDFIIAPHYSELLYGRISKFQKVDKKDVFGLMVKINDDNSGEVLENSVIKEMTMNDTQKLSEGVIKASKYLYDLGLENIYSTIPRGSHPGGTCALDKVVDKNLETEIKNLYVCDASVIPNAVGAPPILGLIAISKKFSQNLKNSF from the coding sequence ATGGACGATGTGATTATAATCGGGTCAGGAATTTGCGGAAGTACGATTTTTAATGAATTAAAAAAATCATTTCCTGAAAAAAAAATACGGTTAATTGAAAAAGGAAACAGTCCAGAATATATTTCAGAAGGAAAAAACGTTGAAATTATTCATGCAAGTTCTTTTGGCGGTGCAGGAATGTTTTCCGTTGGAAATGCAGTTAGAATAGATTTACCGGAATTTAAAATATCAAAAAAGGATAAAATTTACGATGAGATAGAACGTGAATTAAATGTATCAGTTATTTTTGAAGATTCTTTAAATGAAAATTTGAAAAAACTCCTTGAAATGAATTTTTCAATGACTCCAAAATTCATAGACGAAAGTACGTGTAGTCGATGCGGACTTTGTGCCCATGTCCCATGTAGCTCAAAGTGGACGCCTTTTAATATATTAAAAACTTTTGAAAATCAGGTAAAAATGAGGCATTTAAAAGGGGACATTTTAAAAGACATTGAAGTTTTAAGAATATCAAAAGTTGGGGACGTATTTTCAATAATTGGACTTAATAAAAAAACAGGGGAAATAAAAGTCTTTGAATCTAAAAAAGTTGTAATTTCCGCAGGCGGAGTTAATTCACCTAGAATTTTAAAAACAATCTCAAAAAATGAACATGTTGGGAAAAATTTATTTGTAGACACGTTTGTAACCGTTGGAGGAATTTTAAAAGACTGTAACTTAAATTCAGACGTACAAATGATTGTTCATAAAAAATATCAGGATTTCATAATTGCTCCTCACTACTCTGAACTTTTGTACGGTAGAATATCAAAATTTCAAAAAGTTGATAAAAAAGACGTTTTTGGACTTATGGTCAAAATAAATGATGATAATAGCGGAGAAGTTCTTGAAAATTCAGTAATAAAAGAAATGACAATGAATGATACGCAAAAACTCTCTGAAGGAGTTATAAAAGCTTCAAAATATCTCTACGATTTAGGGCTTGAAAATATTTACTCTACTATTCCAAGGGGGTCTCACCCAGGAGGCACGTGTGCATTAGATAAAGTTGTTGATAAAAACTTGGAAACCGAAATTAAAAACTTGTATGTTTGTGATGCATCAGTTATCCCTAATGCAGTAGGTGCCCCCCCAATTTTAGGACTTATTGCAATCTCAAAAAAATTTTCTCAAAATTTGAAAAACAGCTTTTAA